A genome region from Camelina sativa cultivar DH55 chromosome 10, Cs, whole genome shotgun sequence includes the following:
- the LOC104718655 gene encoding uncharacterized protein LOC104718655 yields the protein MEAFEHMIVDEFTEEDFYETIEAPKFVDLTAPDHRPEGDDRYWFCSRVGCDQKHEEFMDSEAIYKTFLLRVMAARSPSVRLRKALYRKDFSVDPKCPNTVPAKPSRSRVSRLAMISSIPQKGNGNVIRSKEVKVVSTNKNATPKAKVKGKESSVISSVPQKALTERKKQMHSPAAFRSVQNPPRNATIKVSENRVVAKALVFQSPKKLVKLKRSVELSSSVKKLCNGMRKLEIEKKSNGLGFNHKAGSSVPSRRPLKTREVKSRVFDSVRSQKQNDEKTKCVSTLKKRVKKKEEPVLSPDASKAHEANGKELKNQSLPETEKTSGDEDLMVENKCEELTNTLKVNMNAQLQAIEDPAVIKESGQAKQYQIAEIEEKENALALDCEDKENATIAAAVDREDISVIEVSGLDKAKQCEAVEIEDKENALPLECGNKENATNETDVVDREGDNKENSSALDNNRKVDQATYPLLRKKVFGKKENFKTTQKVMTAADKCFNGKTVSACTRVKYTKPKLTNPKPFRLRTDERQILKEAHTEKKPQCTLAKEETASIMGFHGENLGPKHQPVRVEKNITSRLKAPRGTSTTLVSENMINSKRVALGRKKQVARKGVETVKETSQVNGESKEVAIINKPAVCAIASGEKRHATVPKGPNFHSIHIPKSCTKRVASQV from the exons ATGGAGGCATTCGAGCATATGATAGTGGACGAGTTTACCGAAGAAGACTTCTACGAGACGATAGAAGCTCCCAAGTTTGTAGACCTCACCGCACCAGATCATCGCCCTGAAGGAGATGATCGTTACTGGTTCTGTTCCAGAGTTG GATGTGATCAGAAGCATGAAGAGTTCATGGATTCGGAAGCAATCTACAAAACATTCCTTCTTCGG GTCATGGCAGCTAGGAGTCCAAGTGTTCGTCTTCGAAAAGCTCTTTACAGAAAGGATTTCAG TGTTGATCCTAAATGCCCCAACACGGTTCCTGCAAAGCCCTCGAGATCACGCGTTTCTAGATTGGCTATGATCTCATCCATTCCTCAGAAGGGTAATGGTAATGTCATCAGGTCAAAAGAAGTAAAAGTAGTTTCCACAAACAAGAATGCAACTCCAAAGGCAAAGGTGAAAGGGAAAGAGTCATCAGTGATCTCATCAGTTCCTCAGAAGGCGTTAACtgagagaaagaagcaaatgCATAGTCCAGCCGCTTTTAGGAGTGTACAGAATCCTCCGAGAAATGCAACAATCAAGGTGTCCGAAAACAGAGTTGTTGCGAAGGCTTTGGTGTTTCAATCACCAAAGAAGTTGGTGAAACTTAAGAGATCTGTGGAGCTTTCTTCCTCGGTGAAGAAGTTGTGTAATGGGATGAGGAAGCTTGAGATTGAGAAAAAAAGcaacggtttagggtttaatcaTAAGGCTGGGAGTTCAGTTCCATCTAGAAGACCGCTAAAGACACGAGAGGTGAAGAGCCGAGTGTTTGATTCTGTGCGGTCACAGAAACAGAACGATGAGAAAACCAAATGTGTCAGTACTTTGAAGAAGAGggttaagaaaaaggaagagcCTGTGCTTTCCCCTGATGCTTCTAAAGCTCATGAAGCTAATGGCAAGGAACTTAAGAATCAATCTTTGCCAGAGACTGAAAAAACTAGTGGAGATGAAGATCTCATGGTCGAAAACAAATGTGAAGAATTAACAAACACATTGAAGGTTAACATGAATGCTCAACTCCAGGCCATAGAAGATCCTGCTGTAATAAAGGAGAGTGGACAGGCAAAACAATATCAAATTGCAGAGATTGAAGAAAAGGAGAATGCATTAGCTTTGGACTGCGAGGACAAAGAAAATGCTACTATTGCAGCGGCTGTCGATAGAGAAGATATTTCTGTAATAGAGGTGAGTGGACTGGACAAAGCAAAGCAATGTGAGGCTGTGGAGATTGAAGACAAGGAAAATGCATTACCATTGGAGTGTGGGAACAAAGAAAATGCTACTAATGAGACGGATGTGGTTGATAGAGAAGGCGATAATAAGGAAAATTCTTCAGCCTTGGACAATAACAG AAAAGTCGACCAAGCCACCTACCCTTTGTTGAGAAAGAAAGTCTTTGgcaagaaagaaaattttaaaactactCAAAAG GTTATGACAGCAGCAGATAAATGTTTCAACGGCAAGACTGTTTCGGCCTGTACTCGTGTGAAGTATACGAAACCTAAGCTCACGAATCCAAAGCCTTTTCGACTTCGAACTGAT GAAAGACAAATTCTCAAGGAAGCACACACGGAGAAGAAACCACAGTGTACTCTTGCCAAAGAAGAAACTGCAAGCATTATGGGGTTCCATGGTGAAAACTTGGGTCCAAAACATCAGCCTGTTCGA gtagaaaaaaacataacttcCCGGCTAAAAGCTCCAAGAGGAACATCCACTACACTTGTCTctgaaaacatgattaatagcaAGAG GGTTGCATTAGGTAGAAAGAAGCAAGTGGCAAGGAAAGGAGTTGAAACCGTGAAGGAAACCTCACAGGTGAATGGAGAATCTAAGGAAGTTGCAATCATCAACAAACCTGCTGTTTGTGCTATTGCTTCAGGGGAGAAAAGACATGCAACTGTCCCAAAGGGACCAAACTTCCACAGTATTCATATCCCTAAGAGCTGTACGAAGAGAGTGGCATCACAAGTCTAA